In a single window of the Delftia tsuruhatensis genome:
- a CDS encoding Bug family tripartite tricarboxylate transporter substrate binding protein, with the protein MPRIDSRRRFLTACALAASAALPALAWAERFPERPVSFVVPFPPGGPTDAMARTLAISLTETLGQSVIVENKAGAGGNIGADFVARAKPDGYTIMFGTSGPLAINKHLYRKINYDPQTSFAPIIRVGHLPNVLVVNPATKAGTVQELIAQDKARPGSLDYASSGNGASSHLAGVLFNKMAGTSLQHIPYKGTGPALNDLLAGQVNMTFTDILTAMPYIKAGKFKAIGVATEKRSQAMPDIPTIAEQGLPGYDVSVFFGVVAPAGTPADRIETLNAAFRKALGSERIRKTFADQGLEPASDLSPAGLSTFIAQEVTKWKAVVDASGAKLD; encoded by the coding sequence ATGCCCCGCATTGACTCAAGACGCCGTTTCCTGACGGCCTGCGCGCTGGCCGCCAGCGCCGCGCTGCCGGCCCTGGCCTGGGCCGAACGCTTTCCCGAGCGGCCCGTCAGCTTCGTCGTTCCCTTCCCGCCCGGCGGGCCCACGGACGCCATGGCGCGCACGCTGGCGATCTCGCTGACCGAGACGCTGGGCCAGAGCGTGATCGTGGAGAACAAGGCCGGCGCTGGCGGCAACATCGGTGCCGACTTCGTGGCCCGCGCCAAGCCCGATGGCTACACCATCATGTTCGGCACCTCGGGGCCGCTGGCCATCAACAAGCACCTGTACCGCAAGATCAACTATGACCCGCAGACCAGTTTCGCGCCCATCATCCGCGTGGGTCACCTGCCCAACGTGCTGGTGGTCAACCCGGCCACCAAGGCGGGCACCGTGCAGGAGCTGATCGCCCAGGACAAGGCCAGGCCGGGCAGCCTGGACTATGCGTCCTCGGGCAATGGCGCCTCCTCGCACCTGGCCGGGGTGCTGTTCAACAAGATGGCCGGCACCTCGCTGCAGCACATTCCCTACAAGGGCACGGGCCCGGCGCTCAACGACCTGCTGGCGGGGCAGGTGAACATGACCTTCACCGACATCCTGACGGCCATGCCCTACATCAAGGCCGGCAAGTTCAAGGCCATCGGAGTGGCCACGGAAAAGCGCTCCCAGGCCATGCCCGACATCCCCACCATCGCCGAGCAGGGCCTGCCCGGTTACGACGTGAGCGTGTTCTTCGGCGTGGTGGCGCCTGCGGGCACCCCGGCCGACCGCATCGAGACACTGAACGCGGCCTTCCGCAAGGCGCTGGGCAGCGAACGCATCCGCAAGACGTTTGCCGACCAGGGGCTGGAGCCGGCATCGGATCTGTCGCCTGCGGGGCTGTCGACCTTCATCGCGCAGGAGGTGACCAAGTGGAAGGCCGTGGTCGATGCCTCCGGCGCCAAACTGGATTGA
- the ccoG gene encoding cytochrome c oxidase accessory protein CcoG: MSERPKPLPDEPATAPRQRPAMRKVIPIADAAADSPLFETRRKIQPRSITGRFTNWRWAMVWLTQLFFYGVPWLQIHGRQALLFDLEQRRFYIFGWLLYPQDFIYLAVLLIVSALALFLFTTVAGRLWCGFSCPQTVYTELFMWVERRLEGDRSARLRLDASGWGPEKIARRGGKHALWLLISLWTGLTFVGYFVPIRSLLPEVLALTGAWQIFWVLFYALATYGNAGFLREQVCKHMCPYARFQSAMFDKDTLIVTYDTARGESRGPRHKGVDYRAQGLGDCIDCTLCVQVCPVGIDIRDGLQYECIGCGLCIDACNSVMDRMHYPRGLIRLSTQNGVARGWRQNELVRRIFRPRVLVYGAALVAISTAMVASLALRTPLKVDVVRDRGTLSRIVAGGQIENIYRVQIGNATEQDQRYVLSASGIEGLRVASETEVDVGAAQDRWVVVRLQAPYGAAGPGSHGVEITATAVGDAGLAKRAQTTFLVPR, translated from the coding sequence ATGTCAGAACGACCGAAACCGCTCCCCGATGAACCCGCTACCGCCCCCAGGCAGCGGCCCGCAATGCGCAAGGTGATTCCCATCGCCGATGCCGCTGCCGACAGCCCCTTGTTCGAGACGCGCCGCAAGATCCAGCCGCGCTCCATCACGGGGCGCTTCACGAACTGGCGCTGGGCCATGGTCTGGCTCACCCAGCTGTTCTTCTATGGCGTGCCCTGGCTGCAGATCCATGGCCGCCAGGCCCTGCTGTTCGACCTGGAGCAGCGGCGCTTCTACATCTTCGGCTGGCTGCTGTACCCGCAGGACTTCATCTACCTGGCCGTGCTGCTCATCGTCTCGGCGCTGGCGCTGTTCCTGTTCACCACGGTGGCGGGGCGGCTGTGGTGCGGCTTCTCCTGCCCGCAGACGGTCTATACCGAGCTGTTCATGTGGGTGGAGCGCCGGCTCGAAGGCGACCGCAGCGCACGCCTGCGCCTGGACGCCAGCGGCTGGGGGCCGGAGAAGATCGCGCGGCGTGGCGGCAAGCATGCGCTGTGGCTGCTGATCTCGCTGTGGACGGGGCTGACCTTCGTGGGCTACTTCGTGCCCATCCGCAGCCTGCTTCCCGAGGTGCTGGCGCTGACCGGCGCCTGGCAGATCTTCTGGGTGCTGTTCTATGCGCTGGCCACCTACGGCAACGCGGGCTTCCTGCGCGAGCAGGTCTGCAAGCACATGTGCCCCTATGCGCGCTTCCAGAGCGCCATGTTCGACAAGGACACGCTGATCGTCACCTACGACACCGCGCGCGGCGAATCGCGCGGCCCGCGCCACAAGGGGGTGGACTACCGGGCCCAGGGGCTTGGCGACTGCATCGACTGCACGCTGTGCGTGCAGGTCTGCCCGGTGGGCATCGACATACGCGACGGCCTGCAGTACGAATGCATAGGCTGCGGCCTGTGCATCGACGCCTGCAACAGCGTGATGGACCGCATGCACTACCCGCGCGGGCTGATCCGCCTGTCCACGCAGAACGGCGTGGCCCGGGGCTGGCGCCAGAACGAGCTGGTGCGCCGCATCTTCCGCCCGCGCGTGCTGGTCTACGGCGCGGCGCTGGTGGCGATTTCCACGGCCATGGTGGCCAGCCTGGCGCTGCGCACGCCGCTCAAGGTGGACGTGGTGCGCGACCGGGGCACGCTGTCGCGCATCGTGGCCGGGGGCCAGATCGAGAACATCTACCGCGTGCAGATCGGCAATGCCACGGAGCAGGACCAGCGCTATGTGCTGTCGGCCTCGGGCATCGAGGGCCTGCGCGTGGCTTCGGAGACCGAAGTGGACGTGGGCGCGGCCCAGGACCGCTGGGTGGTGGTGCGGCTGCAGGCGCCCTACGGCGCGGCCGGACCTGGCTCGCACGGCGTGGAGATCACGGCCACGGCCGTGGGCGATGCGGGGTTGGCCAAGCGCGCGCAGACGACCTTCCTCGTCCCGCGCTGA
- a CDS encoding DUF2157 domain-containing protein: protein MNLRPLLHDLVRQHGLDRKAAVQLFALAGFGQEPAALGTRLWPVVALLGAALGGLGIVLWIAANWESMGRMQRFALLQGFVLVMCLGAAWRAAARVPLSVLALLGTGALFAFFGQTYQTGADPWQLFALWAALTLPLALAARSDGVWVPWVVVAMTGIALWAQAHTPQFWEVQARDLGVHVVALGAALAVTAVMAPALRRFTGAGLWALRGAGALALAMITSTAISGLFHSTVAPQYPLGLVLLAGAAALAGLRRHFDIFLLSGAALGLNVLLVCGLVYLLLEKLGADFTGMLLLVGLGAACLLAATVSLVLRMSRNAEGGLQ, encoded by the coding sequence ATGAACCTGCGCCCCTTATTGCATGACCTCGTCCGCCAGCATGGCCTGGACCGCAAGGCCGCCGTGCAGTTGTTCGCACTGGCGGGATTCGGACAGGAACCGGCTGCGCTCGGAACCCGCCTGTGGCCCGTGGTGGCCTTGCTGGGCGCGGCGCTGGGCGGGCTGGGCATCGTGCTGTGGATTGCCGCCAATTGGGAGAGCATGGGCCGCATGCAGCGCTTTGCCCTGCTGCAGGGCTTCGTGCTCGTGATGTGTCTTGGCGCGGCATGGCGCGCGGCGGCGCGCGTGCCGCTGTCGGTGCTGGCGCTGCTGGGCACGGGTGCGCTGTTCGCCTTTTTCGGGCAGACCTACCAGACGGGAGCGGACCCCTGGCAGCTGTTTGCGCTGTGGGCAGCGCTGACCCTGCCGCTGGCCCTGGCGGCGCGCAGCGATGGCGTCTGGGTGCCCTGGGTGGTGGTTGCCATGACGGGCATTGCGCTGTGGGCGCAGGCCCATACGCCGCAGTTCTGGGAAGTGCAGGCGCGCGACCTGGGCGTGCACGTCGTGGCCCTGGGCGCCGCCCTTGCCGTCACCGCGGTCATGGCACCGGCCCTGCGGCGCTTCACGGGCGCGGGGCTGTGGGCCTTGCGCGGCGCGGGTGCGCTGGCGCTGGCGATGATCACCTCCACAGCCATCAGCGGGCTGTTCCACAGCACGGTGGCGCCGCAGTACCCGCTGGGGCTGGTGCTGCTGGCAGGCGCGGCGGCGCTGGCGGGCCTGCGCAGGCATTTCGATATCTTCCTGCTCAGCGGTGCGGCGCTGGGCCTGAACGTGCTGCTGGTGTGCGGCCTGGTCTATCTGTTGCTGGAGAAACTGGGGGCGGACTTCACGGGCATGCTGCTGCTCGTCGGCCTGGGCGCTGCGTGCCTGCTGGCGGCCACGGTCAGCCTGGTGCTTCGAATGTCACGCAACGCGGAAGGAGGCCTTCAATGA
- a CDS encoding GDYXXLXY domain-containing protein, with protein sequence MSHEHDTLLRQAVDQGILPPAALQDRRPAASERHWAVVLLTALGAWLALLPLLILFAFALSDWIERGAGTYVIGAMMLAAAVAVLRAEELPVFLEQLALPAMLTGAGLLGFGLARDLSGQAAGAIGLAIALACTAAIPRPWLRVLLGAACALLFCTMLWPDNHPSTLYAGLPTWVIVHSALLLWMLLLAAQWRALGQSAAQTRMAAALEPFATGWLLAVLAGLAFLSGRSFMVAGVLGGGLAGELAQEAAPNISMGVLTQAGSAVLALAAAWFAQRAWPTLRQPRAAVAAVVLAVLSAFLPWLGACLLALAVTGTSGRWRQAAAAALAAAWIVGSIYYQLAWPLATKAMVLAGCGALLGLLAWAGPRAAALPGSAETAAASGAAPLQRWAPWLVVLTAACTLAVANIGIAQKERTIAQGRKVFVELAPVDPRSLMQGDYMRLNFRLPSEDRDVEKESLRSGRLYAIGKLDEQGVVQWLRTGTASEPLAPGEQRFELTPRGGRWTLVTDAWYFREGDGQRWEQARYGEFRVEPDGRALLVGMADAQLRPIVP encoded by the coding sequence ATGAGCCACGAACACGACACCCTGCTGCGCCAGGCCGTGGACCAGGGCATCCTGCCGCCTGCCGCCTTGCAGGACCGCCGCCCTGCCGCCAGCGAACGCCATTGGGCGGTGGTGCTGCTCACGGCGCTGGGCGCCTGGCTGGCCCTTCTTCCCTTGCTGATTCTGTTTGCGTTTGCCCTGTCCGACTGGATAGAGCGCGGCGCCGGCACCTATGTGATCGGCGCCATGATGCTGGCCGCAGCCGTGGCCGTGCTGCGCGCCGAGGAGCTGCCCGTCTTCCTGGAGCAGCTGGCCCTGCCTGCCATGCTGACCGGCGCCGGCCTGCTGGGCTTTGGCCTGGCGCGCGACCTGTCGGGGCAGGCTGCGGGCGCGATAGGCCTGGCCATTGCGCTGGCCTGCACGGCCGCCATTCCAAGGCCCTGGCTGCGCGTGCTGCTGGGCGCCGCCTGCGCACTGCTGTTTTGCACCATGCTCTGGCCTGACAACCATCCATCCACCCTGTACGCTGGCCTGCCGACCTGGGTCATCGTGCATTCGGCGCTGCTGCTCTGGATGCTGCTGCTGGCAGCCCAGTGGCGCGCGCTGGGGCAGTCTGCGGCACAGACCCGCATGGCGGCGGCGCTGGAGCCCTTTGCCACGGGCTGGCTACTGGCGGTGCTGGCTGGCCTGGCCTTTCTGTCCGGCAGGAGCTTCATGGTGGCCGGCGTGCTGGGCGGCGGCCTGGCGGGCGAGCTGGCGCAGGAAGCCGCGCCGAACATCTCAATGGGCGTTCTGACGCAGGCCGGCTCGGCCGTGCTGGCCCTGGCAGCCGCCTGGTTCGCCCAGCGCGCATGGCCCACGCTGCGGCAGCCACGCGCCGCCGTGGCTGCCGTGGTGCTGGCCGTGCTGAGTGCCTTCCTGCCCTGGCTGGGCGCCTGCCTGCTGGCGCTGGCGGTGACCGGCACCAGCGGCCGCTGGCGGCAGGCCGCCGCGGCCGCCCTGGCTGCGGCCTGGATCGTGGGCAGCATCTACTACCAGCTGGCCTGGCCACTGGCCACCAAGGCCATGGTGCTGGCCGGCTGCGGCGCCTTGCTGGGCCTGCTGGCCTGGGCAGGGCCGCGCGCCGCAGCCCTGCCAGGCAGCGCGGAGACCGCCGCCGCATCGGGCGCCGCGCCCCTGCAGCGCTGGGCGCCGTGGCTGGTGGTGCTGACGGCGGCCTGCACGCTGGCGGTGGCCAATATCGGCATTGCGCAGAAGGAGCGCACCATCGCCCAGGGCCGCAAGGTGTTCGTGGAACTGGCGCCGGTGGACCCGCGCTCCCTGATGCAGGGCGACTACATGCGCCTGAACTTCCGCCTGCCTTCCGAAGACAGGGACGTGGAGAAAGAGAGCCTGCGCAGCGGACGCCTCTACGCCATCGGCAAGCTCGATGAACAGGGCGTGGTGCAGTGGCTGCGCACCGGCACGGCCAGCGAGCCGCTGGCGCCCGGCGAGCAGCGCTTTGAACTCACCCCGCGCGGCGGCCGGTGGACGCTGGTGACCGATGCCTGGTACTTCCGCGAAGGCGATGGCCAGCGCTGGGAGCAGGCCCGCTACGGCGAGTTCCGCGTGGAGCCCGACGGGCGTGCGCTGCTGGTGGGCATGGCTGACGCGCAACTGCGCCCCATCGTCCCCTGA
- a CDS encoding CaiB/BaiF CoA transferase family protein: MTTSHSMGALQGISVLDLSRILGGPLCGQILGDHGADVLKVEPPQGDDTRAWGPPFQDGVSSYYRGLNRNKRLQFLDLSQAEGQQAVLGLMEQADVVVENFKIGTMEKWGIGWEQVRARFPRLVWCRVSGFGADGPLGAWPGYDAAIQAMTGLMSVNGEAGGDPLRVGLPVVDMVTGMNGVIGVLLALQERQRSGLGQLVDVSLYDSGISLLHPHAGNWFMSGRTPGRSGNAHPNIYPYDSFATGTTPVFLAVGNDRQFRLLCEHLGCSQLVADERFATAGQRSHHRDALKPLLEQALQASDGPGLADALMAIGVPAAPVLGVDAALNHPHTLHRKMVVEMEGGYRGLGAPVKLSRTPASYRHAPLAEGDSFE, from the coding sequence ATGACCACTTCCCACAGCATGGGCGCACTCCAGGGCATCAGTGTCCTCGATCTCTCCCGCATTCTTGGCGGCCCGCTGTGCGGCCAGATCCTGGGCGACCACGGCGCCGACGTGCTCAAGGTGGAGCCGCCGCAGGGCGACGATACGCGCGCCTGGGGGCCGCCGTTCCAGGACGGTGTGTCCTCCTACTACCGGGGCCTGAACCGCAACAAGCGGCTGCAGTTCCTGGACCTGTCCCAGGCCGAAGGCCAGCAGGCCGTGCTGGGGCTGATGGAGCAGGCCGACGTGGTGGTGGAGAACTTCAAGATCGGCACCATGGAGAAATGGGGCATTGGCTGGGAGCAGGTGCGCGCGCGCTTTCCGCGGCTGGTCTGGTGCCGCGTCAGCGGCTTCGGTGCCGATGGCCCGCTGGGCGCCTGGCCCGGCTATGACGCGGCCATCCAGGCCATGACGGGGCTGATGAGCGTCAACGGCGAGGCCGGCGGCGATCCGCTGCGCGTGGGCCTGCCCGTGGTGGACATGGTCACGGGCATGAACGGTGTCATCGGCGTGCTGCTGGCGCTGCAGGAGCGCCAGCGCAGCGGCCTGGGCCAGCTGGTCGATGTCTCGCTGTACGACAGCGGCATCTCGCTGCTGCACCCGCATGCGGGCAACTGGTTCATGAGCGGCAGGACGCCGGGGCGCTCGGGCAACGCCCATCCCAACATCTATCCCTACGACAGCTTTGCCACGGGCACCACGCCGGTCTTCCTGGCCGTGGGCAACGACCGCCAGTTCCGCCTGCTGTGCGAGCACCTGGGCTGCTCGCAACTGGTGGCGGACGAGCGCTTTGCCACCGCTGGCCAGCGTTCGCACCACCGCGATGCGCTCAAGCCGCTGCTGGAGCAGGCCTTGCAGGCCAGCGACGGCCCCGGGCTGGCCGATGCGCTCATGGCCATCGGCGTGCCCGCCGCGCCCGTGCTGGGCGTGGACGCGGCGCTCAACCACCCGCATACCCTGCACCGCAAGATGGTGGTGGAGATGGAGGGCGGCTACCGGGGCCTGGGCGCGCCCGTCAAGCTCAGCCGCACGCCGGCCAGCTACCGGCATGCGCCGCTGGCCGAGGGCGACAGTTTCGAGTGA
- a CDS encoding acyl-CoA dehydrogenase family protein, whose translation MNADPQAQAVLRAVAAQAVPDRHGSNLYTTDDQLAPLLALYLPPEVNAHLQPHLERMGALAGCEIDEWALTADRNPPELEHRDRTGRDAQRIVKHPAYVEMERIAYGEFGLAVMSHRTGVLGWEGRLPPLAKYALTYLFVQAEFGLCCPLSMTDSLARTLRKYGDPALVEKYWPRMTQLRFEDQAQGAMFMTEQAAGSDIANTQTLARPAADGSWLLTGDKWFCSNPDADFAMVLARVEGAPAGMKGISLFLLPRRLDDGSANHYRIVRLKHKLGTRSMASGEIVLDGAVAYLVGEQGRGFVQMADMVNNSRLSNGVRSAGLMRRAVAEAEHVARERRAFGKALQDMPLMQRQLDKLRIWSEQARTMVLQTAQALQRSDAGEPGAYALLRILTPMIKFRACRDARKVTGDAMEVRGGCGYIEEWSDPRLVRDSHLGSIWEGTSNIVALDVIRAIKREGSLPVLRDHAAQLLAQTEAATAFKAALSASMDKAAALALRAAEEGGDRLARAAASGLYHCFTATAMAWEASCTGSAERMRWAQLVLLHRVLPRDPLSASDLPASWQA comes from the coding sequence ATGAATGCAGACCCGCAGGCGCAGGCCGTGCTGCGCGCCGTTGCCGCCCAGGCCGTACCGGACCGCCACGGCAGCAATCTCTACACCACCGACGACCAGCTGGCGCCGCTGCTGGCGCTGTACCTGCCGCCCGAGGTGAACGCGCACCTGCAGCCCCATCTGGAGCGCATGGGCGCGCTGGCCGGCTGCGAGATCGACGAATGGGCGCTGACCGCCGACCGCAACCCGCCCGAGCTGGAGCACCGCGACCGCACGGGGCGCGATGCGCAGCGCATCGTCAAGCATCCGGCCTATGTGGAGATGGAGCGCATCGCCTACGGCGAGTTCGGCCTGGCGGTCATGTCGCATCGCACGGGGGTCCTCGGCTGGGAGGGCCGGCTGCCACCGCTGGCCAAGTACGCGCTGACCTATCTGTTCGTGCAGGCCGAGTTCGGCCTGTGCTGCCCGCTGTCCATGACCGATTCGCTGGCGCGCACGCTGCGCAAGTACGGCGATCCGGCCCTGGTCGAAAAGTACTGGCCGCGCATGACGCAGCTGCGCTTCGAGGACCAGGCCCAGGGCGCCATGTTCATGACCGAGCAGGCGGCCGGCTCGGACATCGCCAACACCCAGACGCTGGCGCGCCCGGCCGCCGACGGTAGCTGGCTTCTCACGGGCGACAAGTGGTTCTGCTCCAACCCCGATGCCGACTTCGCCATGGTGCTGGCACGGGTGGAGGGAGCACCGGCCGGCATGAAGGGGATCTCACTGTTCCTGCTGCCGCGCCGGCTCGATGACGGCTCGGCCAACCACTACCGCATCGTGCGCCTCAAGCACAAGCTGGGCACGCGCTCCATGGCCAGCGGCGAGATCGTGCTCGACGGCGCCGTCGCCTACCTCGTGGGCGAGCAGGGTCGCGGCTTCGTGCAGATGGCCGACATGGTGAACAACTCGCGCCTGTCCAACGGCGTGCGTTCGGCCGGGCTGATGCGCCGCGCCGTGGCCGAGGCCGAGCATGTGGCGCGCGAGCGCCGCGCCTTCGGCAAGGCCCTGCAGGACATGCCGCTGATGCAGCGCCAGCTCGACAAGCTGCGCATCTGGTCCGAGCAGGCCCGCACCATGGTGCTGCAGACGGCCCAGGCGCTGCAGCGTTCGGACGCGGGCGAGCCCGGCGCCTATGCGCTGCTGCGGATCCTCACGCCCATGATCAAGTTCCGCGCCTGCCGCGATGCGCGCAAGGTCACGGGCGACGCCATGGAGGTGCGTGGCGGCTGCGGCTACATCGAGGAATGGAGCGACCCGCGCCTGGTGCGCGACTCCCACCTGGGATCGATCTGGGAAGGCACCAGCAACATCGTGGCGCTGGACGTGATCCGCGCCATCAAGCGCGAAGGCTCGCTGCCCGTGCTGCGTGACCACGCGGCCCAGCTGCTGGCCCAGACCGAGGCGGCCACCGCCTTCAAGGCCGCGCTGTCGGCCAGCATGGACAAGGCCGCCGCGCTGGCCCTGCGCGCGGCCGAGGAGGGCGGCGATCGCCTGGCGCGCGCCGCTGCCTCGGGCCTGTACCACTGCTTCACGGCCACGGCCATGGCCTGGGAGGCATCGTGCACCGGCAGCGCCGAGCGCATGCGCTGGGCCCAGCTGGTGCTGCTGCACCGCGTGCTGCCGCGCGACCCCCTGTCGGCATCGGACCTGCCGGCCAGCTGGCAGGCCTGA
- a CDS encoding LysR family transcriptional regulator, protein MELRQLKYFLVLAEELHFSRAAQRLAISQPPLSVAIRQLEDELGAQLFERTSKEVRLTAAGKHLRGQAQEIMEQALRVKQDMRAIAEGTQGRIRLGFVGSAIYRGLPEALESFRARHPLVRIDMLELNSAEQIAALQQERLDLGLLHATRPAPGLQSHTLVSEPFMACLPDSHALAGQRTLQVRQLAGERMVLFSRQVSPDYHQQIWQICQSEGFTPDLHHEVRHWLSVLSLVSLRQGVSLVPSCLQRVGFPGLAFVPIQGRHPQSQMQAMWHPGHVQPLVESLLAHLRDSVGRLGQQQ, encoded by the coding sequence ATGGAACTGCGGCAACTGAAATACTTTCTGGTGCTGGCCGAGGAACTGCATTTCAGCCGCGCGGCCCAGCGGCTGGCCATCTCCCAGCCGCCGCTGAGCGTGGCCATACGCCAGCTGGAGGACGAGCTGGGTGCCCAGCTGTTCGAGCGCACCAGCAAGGAGGTGCGGCTGACGGCCGCCGGCAAGCACCTGCGCGGCCAGGCCCAGGAGATCATGGAGCAGGCACTGCGCGTGAAGCAGGACATGCGCGCCATCGCCGAAGGCACGCAGGGCCGCATCCGGCTGGGCTTTGTGGGTTCGGCCATCTACCGCGGGCTGCCCGAGGCACTGGAGAGCTTTCGCGCCCGGCACCCGCTGGTGCGCATCGACATGCTGGAGCTCAACAGCGCCGAGCAGATCGCAGCGCTCCAGCAGGAGCGCCTGGACCTGGGCCTGCTGCACGCCACGCGCCCCGCGCCCGGTCTGCAATCACACACCTTGGTGAGCGAGCCGTTCATGGCCTGCCTGCCGGACAGCCACGCGCTGGCCGGCCAGCGCACGCTGCAGGTGCGCCAGCTGGCGGGCGAGCGCATGGTGCTGTTCTCCCGCCAGGTCTCGCCCGACTACCACCAGCAGATCTGGCAGATCTGCCAGAGCGAGGGCTTCACGCCCGACCTGCACCATGAGGTGCGGCACTGGCTGTCCGTGCTGTCCCTGGTGTCGCTGCGCCAGGGCGTGTCCCTGGTTCCGTCCTGCCTGCAGCGCGTGGGCTTTCCGGGGCTGGCCTTCGTGCCCATCCAGGGCCGGCACCCGCAGTCGCAGATGCAGGCCATGTGGCACCCGGGCCATGTGCAGCCCCTGGTCGAATCGCTGCTGGCCCACCTGCGCGACAGCGTGGGCCGGCTGGGGCAGCAGCAGTAG